attttagaacgtgcaacgtTTTACAAACGGCGCTCCATACTCTCCAGCCTCTCCAGCTTAAGTAGACCACGGTATCGATCACAGATTTACTCATGCAGATGTGGAGAAGACGCGTGTGGCATATTTTTAACCCACTGAGCAGaaactaattattattattaacctATTGAGGTGAAgcataaaatatgcaaaaaaagtaaaaatggcAGCAGtcattaaacagaaaaaaagtctgGCAGACAATAGCGGACAGACTGAATGcggaaggatttaaaaatatctacttactATAAGCTGTGTCAAATGTGTCAAATATCTTAATATACATTTAATGTTCATACATAACTGGTAAGTGCCTTAACAGTTTGCAAATGGTGTAGAAATTACTtacataaatgttaaatgtaaatgttaaatgttaaatgtaaatgttaaatgttcactcTACATGTCAGACTTGTAATATGTAATGTGTAGAAAGCTTAACGTTTGGCTGGAAGTACCTTGTCCTTGGCCAAACTTTGCCCAGGTCAGGCCGCGCTGGAAGCCCATCTGCAACGTTTTACGGCACACCACGTTGGCCAGGATAAGATCCACCTCGTCATCACAAACGGTGCCCCAGGCCCCGTTGTAGAACACCTCCACTCGCCCCTCGTTCGCATTGCGCCGGCCTACGCCTGCCAGACGCACAAGCGTCTCCTGGGCAGGCagttgaggggggaggaggagaagcaggaggaaagcaggaggaagagtgGGCACAAGGAGCCCAAGCACAGCATCCTGGAGGGGAAAAGGGTAGAATGGGGAGAAGAGAAGGGCTGAGGAATGGAATTGGACATTCGGCAAAGATGAGTGAAACAGTGTGAACGCAAAAACCAGAGGGAGGTAGATGAATATAAACGCACGTCACcacaaaaatccccaaaatccCACAAAGAAATGGAACACACATTCCGTACGCTGacaaaacatgtattttcaCTTCTCTTCAAACCCTAATGGGACATTCCGCACTTAATGAAAGATTGAtggttttgtttattattaataataatcagtCATTTAAAGGTCAGTCTGAAACTTGACAGTCTGAAAACATTGCCCTTGTGCAGAACCAGCCAGGGAGTAGTAAGCAGAGCTAAAAGTAGCCTCTGCACGCAGCCAACAGAAACttacaaataaacacagtcATAAAAATGTTCTcacacataaataaagcagCAGGTCATCTGTGAGAGACGTTTCGGTTAATGAGCAACGATTCATTCATACTTAGACCCCCTTCAAACTTTATTTCCGCTCGAGGGAAGAATTTGAAGATTTGGAGAAACAGGAGAGATTAACATAAATTCATCCAACCAGGGCTCAAGCAAATCAGACTTATAGGGGCCAAATTAAGGCTGTTAAAGGAGAGATGACTGCAGGTGAGTTTAGGCAGCCGTAGGGATTAAGTTTTGAATAACAGAAAAGCAGACTGATCAAAATGTTTTGGCAGGAGGGTAAATGTTACGATGtgcaaatgcaatgcaatgcaatgacCCAAATGCAACACGGAGGACCACAAAAGGTTTCTGTTAATCCAACAGgtgaatttatttttctccggcaggacaaaaaaagcaacaagagACACAAGTCAATTGTGAGTggctgaaaaaaggaaacaagttGAATCGTCCACGTCAATGACCGCAAAGACCGAGAGAGCACCGGATGGCAGGCATAGCTTTGCTGGAAGTGTGAGATGGGGCTTAGGGCTGGGGAAACTGGTGAAGTCGCTCACCAGTACTCCCACTCCTACTGGCCAGCGCTCTCTTTTGGTTGCACCGGACAAACAGGGATACGGTGGCCTGGCTCGCCACAGTACAGGCAGGACCCGGAACGGATTcgccgctccctctctccccgagAGAGATGGAACCACACCAACTGCATTGGTTCCTCCTGATCCTCGGGATAGGAGGCCGGAACGACCAGGCGCGGGCGGTTTGGGCTGAGGCGGCGAGGTGGTGTTGAAGACCTGAATCCCGAAGAGGTTAAGGGCTGACGAACGGGTCCTGGAACCATGTAGCTCCGTTCTCTCAGACGGTCACGCATCCGAGCATCCAGACGGATGGTGAGGGCAATGAGGTCCTCGAGTGTCTGAGCCTCTCCCAGAACGGCTAGCTCGTCTTTTAATCCATCGGCCAGGCTGTTGAGGTAAACCCCTCTCAGCGCGCTCTCCTCCCAACCACACTCTGCGGCCAATATGCAAAAGACTATTGAATGATTGGCAGCGCTGGCGGACCCCtggcagaggcagaggaggcggTGCAAAGCATCCTGAGTGTGCATAGGGTGGTCAAAAGCTCTTAAATGGCTCCTGGAATTGTCCAAAAGAAATTGTATCCGCCGGGTTTTGGTTAAACCAGGCCTGGGCCCAGTCCAGGGCCCGCCCACGTAACAATCTGGTCAGATAGGCAATCCTAGAATTGTCTGATGCATACGTGCAGGGCTGTTGATTAAACAGAATGCTGTGtgtgggagctattatttagttaattATTCTTGAATATAGTTTGTTCCATTGTTTGAGTAATTGGATCACTAATTGGGTAATGCTGTGggcacctggaggttacttagGGGAATAGtcaggtgggaccagcatgcacctgggtgacaaatgttttttaccagtgagacagtgagacacagcgacagagcactgcataggaaggcagacAACTTTATTGTATGTGTTTTGGTGGATTCtatgtaaataaatgagaaacaacaataaaagaacGCCTGGACAATATGCTTTCTTACTGCGTGAAAGGAAACCaaactaggtgcagcagtgGCCCTTTGACATTTAAAGATTTGTAGGACAAATGGCCACGACACCGTGGTAGTTGAAGAACCACTCCGCTGGGGAGTATTCAGCTGAGCGGTAGCCGGCTGTGGCAGAGCCCTACAGGAGGCTCTTTCACCGGGGGCCCCTGGGCCACAGCTCTGCTGTCATAGGGAGGCCTTGCCACTAAAGCCCCAGAGCTCATTATGAGACAATTAAGCAAGAAAAAGCCAAAACGTAAATCTGTCATGTCAATATAATAGATTAGAAAATACACAGACATCAGTCGGAATCAGTAAGGCCTCCTGTCCTCTGTCCACAGGTAGAGAGGAAGTCTGCTTTAtctctaaaacacaaacagataaaCACTTAATAATGATGTGGTGAATGAGAATGAAAAACTGCAGTAAGATAAGCtccaaaaagaggaagaaaataaatttgTTATGCACtagatgtaaaaataaaacctctttTACGCAGAAACGTTCAAGAGATCAAACTATTTCAAAGAAAGACTCAAATAGGacatttagttttgacttttgGTTTGATTGAAATATCTTTAGTAGAATTCAGTGTCATTCCTTAATTTGCTTAGATTAATCTCCCCTATTTAATTGTAGTTCTTCTGGAACTAATGTTTTTGTATGTGCACAAATCGTAAGTGATGTGTTATAACATATAACTTAGAATGACGGTTCTTTGTTTTAGCAATTTATTGTACTTTTTCAAAAGCTAAATTTGTAAGGGAACTTACATGAAGGGTAGTGAGCTGAAACACAATATCTTAAAAGCATCGCAAGTAGTTGAACAGTTTGTTATAGAAAAAATAAGCAATCAGGTctaaaataaaagtataaaacCAAAGTTAAGGCAATTAATCAGGTATTTGTTACAGTACTTAGggtgataataaaaaaaggcataaaATAATCATAGCACTGAAGTTTTCAGTCAAACGTTGAAGCGGTTGGACCACAGCAGTATGCAAAATGTGTTGGTCAGATCACAGATGGAATCATTGGGATAAATGTTTACCACAAAATGCAAGATTGCCTACAGACTGTGTTCATCTTGTAAGGCTCTAATGTAATTCTGATTGCAGTAGATATCCTCTGTTGATGCGTAGTTTTGGTACACAGACTCTTGTTCGTTTTCTCCTGCGTCATCATAGAGCTGGCCGGGGGGAGGCTGCCTTGGGGAAGCTGAGTCTTTGCGTCTATAAACCTAAAAATGATCAACAGAAATAAACAGATATAAGTGATGAGAATTTTtataattattcaaatgaaaatggtGGAATAATAATGGTGGTTTTCCTTTACAGGACAGGTTGACGTTGGTCATCAAGCTAGAAAAATTCCTTTCAGATTTTGATCCCAAGCTTTTCTTACCGGTACTAGCGTGATTGTAGTATTGTAGTAGAAGATACGCATTTTATTAGTAGGCTAACACCATAAAAATAAACTTGACCGATCTAACCACACTAATGATTACATCTGCACTATGCCATTATGTCCCACGTAATGTAATGTGGACTGTAATGAACATTGCAGTCTCTTATATGCATTATGAAAAGCTTTGGACTTTAgttttcttacattttcttCGATCGCTTCCACAACTTCGTctgctttggttttatttctgttcATGTCGGCTCCAGCTCCTGGAAAACGCATGAAGTATGTTACACAATTACTTTGCGTCTATTGTATACGTGTATGGACTTGTCTGTGGGTGCAGGGTTCTGTGCCTGCATTTGAATGTGAAACATACCTTGCACTttgaaacatttgtatttacaaaCTATGACACTAGTAATGACGATTGTCAGTGTGAGCAGCACGGGCAGCGCGATGAAAACACCAGAGAGAGAACTCGCTGCATTCGGAAGACACAACGTGTAAAAATAAAGTCAAGATAAGTATACTTCCTGAAACACTTCACACTTCCTGAAAAACTGTGgctgcacacgcacgcactcgtACCGTACCTTCAAACGGTTTTCCAGGGATAACTTGTGCTTGTGGGCTGGTAGGTTCCAGCTTGGTGACAGTAGTAGGGATCCAAGTGCTGGTTCTCTTCGGAATGACTATTGGAGAGAGTTTCTCAGTAAACCTAACTGGGGATGGGGATGTTTGTCAGTCTGGTCCACCAACGTGGTCCAGTGACGTATCTCCACACAGGTTTGAATACAGAATGgtttgataaaaaatgtttaatcgaCAAGTCATGGTTCCCTGATGATGTATCCTGATAATACTGCCGGGCCTTTGCTTTATGGACAAATAACTGCAAAACTAACTACATTTCCTCAGAGTACTTTATTGGTAATAACGTGATAATTTAAGGGTCAACATGCTGACAAACTACAAATCCCATTCTTTGAGTTCAGCTTTAATTTGATGGGGCATTATGTCGTGGTCTGGGCGGTGCCCCTCCCACCAATTGACCTGCACAGTAGGAAGGTATCCACTAATCACGCTCCAAGCTTTCTCTTCTCCCGCCTTCCACCCTGTCCCTGCCAGATCGTCAGTTCACAACCCAGAACTAATGCAACGGCTTGAACGCACTGCAATCTTTAACGCTCTCTTGTTTGCCTCGGGTCCCCTGCCACTGGATTCCCCGTGACCTGCATTCCGGACTCATCCTGCTCCAGCCCACCGACCGTTCCCCCAGCCTGCTCACAATATTACCCCTGGTTCGCGATAATAAAGACTGTGGAACCTTTTCTGCTGTGTTCTGCTCTTGGGTCCAGCACCACAACCAACATGGCACATTAAGCGTTTCCTTGGTTGTTGAATATTAAATGTCTATTATTGGATAGTCTACCGTTTTAGGAATCCAAGGAGGGACTCGAGCTATTACTTTATTGTGAAGTGATGCAGATATGAGTAACCTGATGGATGTAACAATCGTTTGTACTCTCAAACAAAATAGGTTTAGCTCTTTTCAAAATCTTACCTGCTGACAGTTGAATCTTGGTGTAGTCTCCGGGACTCCACTGTGAGTCTGAACCACACCAGTATGTCCCAGCTTCCTCTCCTTTCAACTCTGTGATTGTTACCGAGAAGGAGCTGGAAGAAATATCTTCTCGCAGAGTAAACCGCCTTTGACTTGTCATGTCTGTGCATTCCTTGCGTCGTTCTCCCTTACAGAGGAACTTCCTGTTATTCTGGTGGTTCGGTGGGTACGGACACATCATTGTTACTGTCTGTCCCACGACGCCGCTCTGTTTGGTTGACCTCACACAGCACCactctgtgaaacacacagaggaTCAAGACCACACTGCAGCCTGAGCCGGCTCACATTACAAATGGATGTGCATGATTCACATTCTGAATGAACACATGATGAAATTATTCATATATGTTATGACAAATGGCTTAAAGAGCTTTGTATCTTTAATCTCAAGTAATTTCTTCTCAATGTCTATTTTACAGGACAGTGTTTTCTGGCTGGTAACTGTGAAAACGAGTGATTTAATATGATGAGGTTGAGCTTTCACCTTTCACTTCCAGCtcaaaagcagagaaaacatccaGGCCAGTGCTTCCATTGACACCGCAAAGGTACGACCCGGATTGGCTTTGGTTCAGACCGGTCATGGTAACTGTGAATATCCTCAACATCTTGTCATCAGTAAGTCTCAGCTGTCCGGTTTGTTTGTGGTTTGAGGTGATTATTGCCCCGTTCAGGCATGTGGACGgctgttttcctctgcagatgTACTTCAGACTGTCCTGGTGCGGAGGCTCATACGGACAACTGATGGACACTGAACTGTCCTCATAACTTTGGACTTTGTTGGATTCGTCACAACAGCTgtctgacaaaaaaacaacatcacagaAGGGCtggtaaaattaaaaaaaattaaaaaaaataaaacggcaGCATAGTTGACCAATGTGGAGCTATTTActaaaaaacacagaattaaTAAACCAAGTTATTCCACTATTTAAGTCAGATAAATAAAGTAGTAGAAAATGGAAAGTGATTTCAAAGGACCTCAAAATTGTAATAACGTACAATTAACCAataatctttaaataaaaaatgaaatactgactgggctctgtttgtttgttttacatacCTCGAACAACTTCAAGTTCTACTTCAGTGAAGATGTCTGTTCCCGTTTTTGTGATGCCACACCAGTATTTTCCTGTGTCGGCAAAAGTCAGATTGTAGATAGTCGCTGTGAAGACTCGTTGCTGATGGTCATCGTGTTTGGAGTATTTGTTCTTATCAGGTTCTGTCGTCCTAATAAGAACTTCATCGTAGCCGCAGGGATCCTTGCACAGGTACTTCTCATAGGACTCATAACCAGAGCCATAGGGACAAGAAACTTGAACTTGTCCCCTCTCATATCCATATACACGGATCACCCCTGCTGCACTGCTCACACAGCTCAGAGCGACTGTTGACAGAAAACatggattgaaaaaaaataatatgggACATATTTGTATGTACGTGGATGCAAATGATCTTAAACCTAAAATCTGTTGTATCAAATGGTGATATTTATGTTTTGAACGGCACATGGtcccttttaaataaatgtgtgatgaTGTGATGTATATAAAACAAGTTCTTATCTTACTTATAAATAGCAGATGTGTTAAagctgttaaaataaaatcaataaaaacaatgttgagGCATGTAGTCTGCCATATTTAAATGACAAACATGGATCAATTTACTAATTATAATAAGGAATATAATGAAAGAACTTACTGCACAGGGTAAATA
This genomic stretch from Gasterosteus aculeatus unplaced genomic scaffold, fGasAcu3.hap1.1 HAP1_SCAFFOLD_90, whole genome shotgun sequence harbors:
- the LOC144395145 gene encoding polymeric immunoglobulin receptor-like isoform X2 is translated as MWSLRNRLFTLCIALSCVSSAAGVIRVYGYERGQVQVSCPYGSGYESYEKYLCKDPCGYDEVLIRTTEPDKNKYSKHDDHQQRVFTATIYNLTFADTGKYWCGITKTGTDIFTEVELEVVRDSCCDESNKVQSYEDSSVSISCPYEPPHQDSLKYICRGKQPSTCLNGAIITSNHKQTGQLRLTDDKMLRIFTVTMTGLNQSQSGSYLCGVNGSTGLDVFSAFELEVKEWCCVRSTKQSGVVGQTVTMMCPYPPNHQNNRKFLCKGERRKECTDMTSQRRFTLREDISSSSFSVTITELKGEEAGTYWCGSDSQWSPGDYTKIQLSAVIPKRTSTWIPTTVTKLEPTSPQAQVIPGKPFEASSLSGVFIALPVLLTLTIVITSVIVCKYKCFKVQGAGADMNRNKTKADEVVEAIEENVYRRKDSASPRQPPPGQLYDDAGENEQESVYQNYASTEDIYCNQNYIRALQDEHSL
- the LOC144395145 gene encoding polymeric immunoglobulin receptor-like isoform X1; this translates as MWSLRNRLFTLCIALSCVSSAAGVIRVYGYERGQVQVSCPYGSGYESYEKYLCKDPCGYDEVLIRTTEPDKNKYSKHDDHQQRVFTATIYNLTFADTGKYWCGITKTGTDIFTEVELEVVRDSCCDESNKVQSYEDSSVSISCPYEPPHQDSLKYICRGKQPSTCLNGAIITSNHKQTGQLRLTDDKMLRIFTVTMTGLNQSQSGSYLCGVNGSTGLDVFSAFELEVKEWCCVRSTKQSGVVGQTVTMMCPYPPNHQNNRKFLCKGERRKECTDMTSQRRFTLREDISSSSFSVTITELKGEEAGTYWCGSDSQWSPGDYTKIQLSAVRFTEKLSPIVIPKRTSTWIPTTVTKLEPTSPQAQVIPGKPFEASSLSGVFIALPVLLTLTIVITSVIVCKYKCFKVQGAGADMNRNKTKADEVVEAIEENVYRRKDSASPRQPPPGQLYDDAGENEQESVYQNYASTEDIYCNQNYIRALQDEHSL